A window of the Spirochaeta lutea genome harbors these coding sequences:
- a CDS encoding ABC transporter permease, which translates to MKKILSLMKFDTTNSIRDSLIIYLLIAPILLAGGVKIFLPSLETAVISLAVEVPQDGPGRAQAQGFAEELSQFARIEEFAHARDVKKRVLGTDDVGGLIRQDDGDWQIILEGNEDGNSRVILQSVIDVVSRGGFEGEYQVSQASKPSLLGPYAAVMLVMMAVLIGGLAVAFGMIDEKEQGVSRAFAVTPLRPWQYFTARGGLALIIGAGVALAGHLIMAGFEVPLGLFLVALVSSAAMPLAIAMIVGGLAKNQIQAVAVLKVVMLLYLTVPMITIFISADWHPLFYIFPNYWMFRTFEDLYLGFRGNGSFWISAGINTLMGLGSMGIIALTIGKKLRPR; encoded by the coding sequence ATGAAAAAGATACTCTCACTCATGAAATTTGATACCACCAATTCTATACGGGACAGCCTGATTATCTACCTGCTTATCGCACCCATCCTCCTGGCCGGTGGGGTGAAAATCTTCCTGCCAAGTTTGGAAACCGCGGTTATCTCCCTGGCAGTGGAGGTGCCTCAGGATGGTCCGGGCCGTGCCCAAGCCCAGGGCTTTGCGGAAGAGCTGTCTCAGTTCGCCCGAATTGAGGAGTTCGCCCATGCCCGGGATGTGAAAAAGCGGGTGCTGGGTACCGATGACGTGGGCGGCTTGATCCGGCAGGACGATGGAGATTGGCAGATAATCCTGGAGGGAAACGAGGACGGCAACTCCCGGGTTATCCTTCAGTCCGTGATAGATGTGGTGAGTCGGGGGGGATTTGAGGGCGAGTACCAGGTTTCCCAGGCGAGCAAGCCCTCTCTGCTGGGACCCTACGCAGCGGTTATGCTGGTTATGATGGCCGTGTTGATAGGCGGACTGGCGGTTGCCTTCGGGATGATCGATGAGAAGGAGCAGGGGGTGAGCCGGGCGTTTGCCGTTACTCCCCTGCGGCCCTGGCAGTATTTTACCGCCCGGGGGGGACTCGCCCTGATTATCGGGGCCGGGGTCGCCCTGGCCGGACATCTGATTATGGCGGGGTTTGAAGTGCCCCTGGGGCTGTTTTTGGTGGCTCTGGTTTCATCGGCGGCAATGCCATTGGCCATAGCGATGATCGTCGGAGGCTTGGCTAAGAATCAGATTCAGGCGGTGGCGGTTCTCAAGGTGGTGATGCTTCTCTATTTAACGGTGCCCATGATTACGATATTCATTTCGGCGGATTGGCATCCCCTGTTTTACATCTTCCCTAACTACTGGATGTTCCGTACCTTCGAGGATCTGTACCTCGGATTTCGCGGGAATGGTTCATTCTGGATCAGTGCGGGGATTAATACCCTCATGGGCTTGGGTTCCATGGGAATCATCGCCCTGACTATAG